GCTCCTCGATGGCGCCGGCCAGCCGGTCGGCCTCCGAGCGCAGCCCGGCTGCCAGGGCCTTGTCACCGAAGGCGGTCTCGACCACCTTGGCCCAGGCCCGCTTGGCCGCCACCACCAGCCCCTGGTGCTCACACAGAGCTATCGGCAGCTTGGCCAGCGATCCGTCGGCCATGACGATGCCGTCCCCGGAGTCCTTCCAGCCCTGGTTGTAGTAGCCCTCGGGACAGCGGCGCTGATACTCCTGGAGCCCGTCGCCATCGATGTCGCCGTCGGCCCCGATCCAGGCCAGGGCCCGTTCGACATGGGGGCGGATGGCCTCCAAGGCCTGGCGGTCCCCGTGCCAGGCCCAGGCCTCCGCCGCCACCAGGACATACAGCGTGGTGGTCTCATGGCCGCCGTAGTAGGGGGTGTGGGGGATGAGGTGCAGGGCGGCGAGCTCCCCGTGGCGCACCTCGTGTTCGATCTTGCCGGGCTGCATGTCGCGGCGGTCGTCGTAGCCCTCGGCCTGCAGGGCGCCCAGGGCCCGGAGGCTTCCCAGGGCGAAGCGGGGTGACATGGCGAAGGTCTGGAACGCCACGGTGAGGGAATCACGCCCGAAGAGGCTGACGAACCACGGGATGCCGGCGGCCGGCACCCAGGCGTCGAGATCGTCATTTTCCGGATCGGCTCCGGCCTCGTCGTCGTGGTGGTGCAGGCGCAGCCCGGCCAGGTCGTCGACGGCCTGGCGCAGGGCCACGGTCACCCCCGGGTTCGAGGTCTCGATGATGGTCGCCTTCTCCACCCAGCGCCGTCGGGCCACCTCGTGGACGGAGTCGGCCGCTACGAGCTGATGGCACGGTCGGGTCACCCGCCGCTCGGCACCATCGATCACCGGCATCCAGAACAGGCAGGCATGCCACGACGCCCCTGAAGCGAGCTCGACGCGGAACAGGATCCCGCCGTTGGCGAACTCGGGCGCCGAGTCGTTGTTGGCCACCTCCAGGACGATGGCGCGCTCGAAGGCCCCGTTGGCATATCTGGTGGTGAGCCGTCCACTCGCCTCGTCCCAGACACCGTGGATGGAGCCGCGGCGGACGCGCCGGTGGGCCTTGACGTCGAACAGGTCGGCGAAGTCGGACTCGATGCTGACCTCGAGGTCGACGATGACGTGGTCCCGGCTCTGGTTGGTGAGGTCGTAGTCCTCGTGGATGCCCGGCCCGGTGGTGCGGTCCAGGCGCAGGTGGAGGCAACGTTCGGGGATCTCGGCGCCCCCGGCGCCCACCAAGGCCGGGTTCGTCAGCTCGAAGCGTGCCGAGTGGTGCGCGGTGGCGGCCCCGTTGAGCAAGGTGGGCCGCGCGCCGCCGAGCTTGAGCCGGTAGCCCGACACCAGGCGGGTGTCAGCCGCGAAGTAGCCCTGCTCCTTGGTGCCCGACATCTCGGCGTTGAGCTCGCACACGACGACCTCGTCATCGAAATGGGTGGACACCACCGCCGGTCCGACCGATACCTCCACGACCTCTCCTCGCTATCCGGACCGGGCGAGATCGCGCAGCACGTAGGACAGGATCCCTCCGTGGCGGTAATGCTCGACCTCCGCCGGAGTGTCGATGCGGGGCCGGGCGGCGAACTCGATGGAATCGGCGCTGACGGTCACTTCCTCCGGCACGACTCCTCGTCCGAGGGGCTCGAGGCCGCTGATCCCGTAGACCTCCCGGCCGGTGAGTCCCAGGGTGTCGGCGGACTGGCCGGGCCCGAACTGGAGGGGCAGCACACCCATGCCGATCAGGTTCGAGCGGTGGATGCGCTCGTAGCTGGTGGCCAGCACGGCGCGCACTCCGAGCAGCCGGGTGCCCTTGGCCGCCCAGTCCCGCGACGAGCCCGACCCGTAGTCGGAGCCGGCGATGACGAGGAGAGGAACCCCCTCGGCGGCGTAGCGCACCGAGGCGTCGTAGATGCTGCAGGCCTCGCCTCCCGGGAGGTGCACGGTGACGCCGCCCTCGGTGCCCGGAGCCAGGCGGTTGCGGATGCGGACGTTGGCGAAGGTTCCCCGGATCATGACCTCGTGGTTGCCCCGCCGGGCCCCGTAGGAGTTGAAGTCGGCTCGTTCTACGCCGAGGGCCGCCAGATAGCGCCCGGCCGGGCTGTCGGGGGGGATGGAGCCGGCGGGGGAGATGTGATCAGTGGTCACGCTGTCTCCCAACATCACCAGCCCCCGCGCGCCGGTGATGTCGCCGACCGGCTCGGGATGGGGCCCGATCCCTTCGAGGAACGGCGGGCGGCGGATATAGGTCGAGTCCTCGGCCCAGGTGAACGACGGACCAGTGGGGATCTCCAGGGCTCGCCAGGCCTCGTCGCCTTCGAACACGCTGTCATAGGCACCGGCGAACATTCCCGGCGAAATGCTGGCGCGCACCACGTCGTCGACCTCGGCCGAGGACGGCCAGAGGTCGCGCAGGTAGACCGGGGCGCCGCTCGGGCCGGTCCCGAGCGGGTCGGTCGTGAGGTCGATGTCGAGAGTGCCGGCCAGGGCGTAGGCGACCACCAGAGGGGGAGACGCCAGGTAGTTCATCCGTACCTCGGGGTGGATGCGCCCTTCGAAGTTGCGGTTCCCCGACAGCACCGAGCACACGGCCAGGTCCCGGGCCCTTACCGCCTCTGACACTCCGGGCAGCAGCGGCCCGGAGTTACCTATACAGGTGGTGCAGCCGTATCCGACCAGGTGGAAGCCGAGGGCCTCGAGCGGCCCGGTCAACCCGGCCCGGTCGTAGTAGTCGGTGACGACTCGCGAGCCGGGAGCAAGAGAGGTCTTGACCCAGGGCCGGGGCAGAAGCCCGG
This window of the Acidimicrobiales bacterium genome carries:
- a CDS encoding glycogen debranching N-terminal domain-containing protein; this translates as MEVSVGPAVVSTHFDDEVVVCELNAEMSGTKEQGYFAADTRLVSGYRLKLGGARPTLLNGAATAHHSARFELTNPALVGAGGAEIPERCLHLRLDRTTGPGIHEDYDLTNQSRDHVIVDLEVSIESDFADLFDVKAHRRVRRGSIHGVWDEASGRLTTRYANGAFERAIVLEVANNDSAPEFANGGILFRVELASGASWHACLFWMPVIDGAERRVTRPCHQLVAADSVHEVARRRWVEKATIIETSNPGVTVALRQAVDDLAGLRLHHHDDEAGADPENDDLDAWVPAAGIPWFVSLFGRDSLTVAFQTFAMSPRFALGSLRALGALQAEGYDDRRDMQPGKIEHEVRHGELAALHLIPHTPYYGGHETTTLYVLVAAEAWAWHGDRQALEAIRPHVERALAWIGADGDIDGDGLQEYQRRCPEGYYNQGWKDSGDGIVMADGSLAKLPIALCEHQGLVVAAKRAWAKVVETAFGDKALAAGLRSEADRLAGAIEE